The DNA region TTAATGTGGTTTTAAGTACATATGTTCATTTTTTAGATATCCATCTAATCGGAAATGGGAACATGTTCTTATCCATTTCGGCAATCGGTACAAGTTCTTGTCCTTAGCTTGGGACAAGAACTTGTACCGATAAAATAAAAAAGCCGCTAAAATAGCGACTTCAATAGAATCATGTTCTTGTCTCTCGACAATAATCGTCTCATCTTTCTCATTCCGAAACACCAGTGCTTCTTTAATATTCATCCCCATAGCTAAGAGAAATGCAAGGCTCATTAAAACAATTGCAGGTGTTGTCTCTTTACTTTTTGGAGCTTTTGTTTCGAATTACCCAGGTAGAGCGCACTGGTATGATGTGGGTGTAGATGAGATATTCGTCTCAGTTCAGTTTTGTGCAGTTATCTTATCAACTGCACTATATGTACTTCTACTAAAAGACGAGAGGAAAGTTTTTAATAAAATAGAGACCTATTTTAACTTTATTATCCCTCGGCTTTCTCATATTTAATATTGTTGCCGAGTCCTCTTACTTGATTGCCCAATTGTTAGACACAACTGAATCGCTAGGCTTCCAATCGCCTTAAATCGTTCTACCTCTATCGTTTTGCCGAAATAATCGGCTGGATCAACGTCTTCCATCAGTCCCCATTCGACCATATCTGGCGTACGGGTCAGCAATTTCCGATGCGACTGTCGAGAATCCTCTCTATCGCTGGATATTCCCCGAATCTTCTCTCGATGAAATGTTGAATAACCACCCCGTATAGGGGCGGTTTTCTTAGGCTTGCATAAATGCTTCTAACGGTTCCAGAATCGCGAACGTCTTCTTTGCATCCTTCTTACGTTGCTCATCATAGAGTTTGGTCAACTCTTCGAATGATTTAGCTTTAATCTTCGTATAACTCGATTTGGTGTATCTGATTATGTACGTCTTTAACCCTTCCTCTTCACTCCACTCGTAAACGACATCATATTTGTCCCTTAAATTCTTTAAATGAAGTGACCGGCGCAACACTGCAAAGTGTTCTTCAATGGCTTCATCGCATTCCTCCATAATCTTCTCGTATGTGCAGCCAACTCGCATCAGAATTTCCGATGCCCGTTCATCGCCATATCTCGCGAGAAATTCCTTCAACGAAACCAGCGCATATAGCAATATTTGTTCCTTGTCATTCGGATTCCTGTATTCATAACAGCCTACAACCAAATTGCGGTCGGTCATCTCCTCCTTACTGAATTGCATATTAAACAAATACTCGAGAGTCTTTTGCTTCATAACGGTTTCCAACATCTGTTCTTTATCAATCCTGATGCCCGTTGTCACCCACGGAAACGGTAGTTGGCCGTTACCTTCACGCGGTATGCTACCCCTAAGATTCAAAATCGGCATACCCGTAGCAATTGCGTACGACCTGTTATATCCTTCGCCCGCGAATATTTCCTGTTCTTCTAGCATGTGTCCTGCCTCCTTTTAGTACCAAGTTCCATTCGGCGACTATTGCATATCCATAAAACTACCACTTTTTTTGTGCTGGTCTCTTATTAGTTCATCAGCGCTTTTCATTAACCCACGAAGATATTTCTGGGATATATTGTATCATATGAGAACAATAAGTCCATCTAATGGTTCCGTTATCCTGCCCGTTGGTTAATGCCGGCTGCCAGTCTACAACTTTATTTTCACGGTCTAATACTTTATTTTTCAGTCTAACAATTTATTTTCACAGAACAGCTGAAGCCCAGGCGACCGGCACGCAACTGCTCTCTCCGATCCGGACGAGATCCACGCAGCTTCATACATAGTGCCCAACGGTGCAGCTCATACACACAGGACGGCCCAGGCTGTCCTTTTGTCCGTCTCCGGAAGTATCGAGCAGCCAGGCGCGTACCAGGAGTGCCCACGAGCTGAAGTCCGAGCGACCGGCCCGCGGCTGCTCCCTCCGATCCGGATCCACGCAGCTCCATAGCGCCCGCCGGCGCAGCTCATACACAAATTTCTCTTGCTTTACCGTAACAAACCGTTTGTCCAAGTCCTTCAAATTAGAAATGTCACCTTGAACGCCAGTAACCCGATCACCGATCAATTGTACTGCCGCGTCTAACTCCCTTTTGTCTACGGCCGGAATAAATACGTAGGCTCCTTCCGAAACGAATCGTTGTGCCGTCGTAAGTCCGATCCCGCTTGTTCCTCTAGCCAGCTATCTCTCGTGCCTTGCCATGTTTCATAAAAGATCAAGTCATCCGTCTGATCCAGATCGTCCGAAACTATGGCACTAATGAATGCCTTCTCGGATGAGCGTTCTTTATTCTTCTTTCTAACTTCTTATTTGATGGAACCATTAGTACTTGGAAATGACTTTTGACCCTCTTGTTTACCTGCTGAAAAACTGTCGATTGACCTGTTCTATAAATGGAACTATACTT from Paenibacillus sp. JNUCC-31 includes:
- the ypmT gene encoding protein YpmT, which codes for MAGVVSLLFGAFVSNYPGRAHWYDVGVDEIFVSVQFCAVILSTALYVLLLKDERKVFNKIETYFNFIIPRLSHI